A single genomic interval of Selenobaculum gibii harbors:
- a CDS encoding class I SAM-dependent methyltransferase: MNKLKEEDFEVLNNCPWHLDEQYNDFEFLYKDKMNCDIVKCKKCGIVFAHKRLNESGLKKYWDDYLSRVHVHDDELVKKRNEMYQIDFKFIQQYKMNGNVLDIGCGNGSFLDVFKKHGYRCFGVEFGREAAKVAKHSHDIYYGEFPKLNFNEKYDLIIFRGVLQYFPEPINYLDKAISLLNNNGCIFITAQPNMDSFCFKLFKENFNLPVTSADFFGYTENVFTNYFTSKGLLKVGEKYFYEKTPYANMESDILEVAKAIQLKRKNMKIDFKAPAFWGNMMSLIYKFNKNK; the protein is encoded by the coding sequence ATGAATAAATTAAAAGAAGAAGATTTTGAAGTGTTAAACAATTGTCCGTGGCATTTAGATGAACAATATAATGATTTTGAATTTTTGTATAAGGATAAAATGAATTGCGATATCGTAAAATGTAAAAAATGTGGTATTGTTTTTGCTCATAAAAGATTAAATGAGAGTGGATTAAAAAAATATTGGGATGATTATTTAAGTCGAGTCCATGTACATGATGATGAATTGGTTAAGAAAAGAAACGAAATGTATCAAATAGATTTCAAGTTTATTCAACAGTATAAAATGAATGGAAATGTTTTAGATATTGGTTGTGGAAATGGTTCATTTTTAGATGTATTTAAGAAGCATGGATATAGATGTTTTGGGGTAGAATTTGGCAGAGAGGCAGCCAAGGTTGCGAAACATTCTCATGATATTTATTATGGTGAATTCCCGAAACTTAATTTTAATGAAAAATATGATTTGATTATTTTTAGAGGTGTGCTACAGTATTTTCCGGAACCGATAAATTATTTAGATAAAGCGATTTCATTATTAAATAATAATGGTTGTATTTTTATTACTGCACAGCCCAACATGGATTCATTTTGTTTTAAGTTATTTAAAGAAAATTTTAATTTGCCGGTTACTAGTGCTGATTTTTTTGGCTATACAGAAAATGTATTTACAAATTATTTTACTAGTAAGGGTTTATTAAAAGTAGGAGAAAAGTATTTTTATGAAAAAACGCCTTACGCAAATATGGAAAGTGATATTTTGGAAGTTGCCAAAGCGATTCAATTAAAAAGAAAAAATATGAAAATTGATTTTAAAGCACCGGCTTTTTGGGGAAATATGATGAGTTTAATTTATAAGTTTAATAAGAATAAATAA
- a CDS encoding DUF4910 domain-containing protein, translating into MNTSGQNMYQLAKLLFPICRSITGDGVRDTLKILKSIYSDIKIYEVPTGTQVFDWCVPKEWNIRDAYIKNSNGEKILDFQKNNLHVVGYSLPINKKVNLTELKEIIYTQPDQPEVIPYITSYYKERYGFCMSENQKNELLEDEYHIYIDSELKNGSLTYGEIIIPGETKKEIFLSTYICHPSMANNELSGPVVAIYLAKWLANLEKRRYTYRIIFIPETIGSITYLSRNLECLKQNVIAGFNLSCVGDNRTFSYVESRYGNTLADKVAKNILKYYYPDYRTYTFLQRGSDERQYNAPGVDLPVCAICRSKYGRYPEYHTSKDDMTLISPEGLQGAYEAYQECIIGLENNYNYKINCLCEPQLGKRGLYPTISQKGGYNEVKAMTDFIAYADGRNDLFDISNIIGVPVKKLIPVVDKLIKNNLITRV; encoded by the coding sequence ATGAATACTTCTGGACAAAATATGTATCAGTTGGCGAAGCTACTATTTCCAATATGCCGAAGTATAACAGGTGATGGTGTACGAGATACTTTGAAAATTTTAAAAAGTATTTATTCAGATATAAAAATTTATGAAGTACCAACAGGTACGCAAGTTTTTGACTGGTGTGTTCCTAAGGAGTGGAATATACGTGATGCATATATTAAAAATTCAAATGGCGAAAAAATACTTGATTTTCAAAAAAATAATCTTCATGTAGTGGGATATTCTTTACCTATAAATAAAAAAGTCAATCTGACAGAGTTAAAAGAGATAATTTATACACAACCAGATCAGCCAGAGGTAATTCCATATATAACTTCTTACTATAAAGAGCGTTATGGATTTTGTATGTCAGAAAATCAAAAAAATGAGTTGCTGGAAGATGAATATCATATATATATTGATAGTGAATTAAAAAATGGCAGTTTAACCTATGGCGAAATTATTATCCCTGGTGAAACTAAGAAAGAAATTTTTTTATCTACATATATATGCCATCCGTCAATGGCGAATAATGAATTATCTGGTCCGGTGGTAGCAATATATTTAGCAAAATGGTTAGCAAACTTAGAAAAAAGACGCTATACATATAGAATTATTTTTATTCCGGAAACTATTGGTTCGATTACTTATTTGAGTAGAAATTTAGAGTGTCTAAAACAAAATGTAATCGCAGGATTTAATTTATCTTGTGTAGGCGATAATAGAACCTTTTCTTATGTAGAATCTCGTTATGGTAATACATTAGCGGATAAAGTAGCGAAAAATATATTGAAATACTATTATCCGGATTATAGAACATACACATTTTTACAACGAGGCTCAGATGAAAGACAGTATAATGCTCCGGGTGTTGATTTGCCAGTATGTGCTATTTGTCGTTCGAAATATGGTAGATATCCAGAGTATCATACATCGAAAGATGATATGACATTGATATCACCAGAAGGATTGCAGGGGGCATATGAAGCTTATCAAGAGTGCATTATTGGGTTAGAGAATAATTATAATTATAAAATTAATTGTTTATGTGAGCCTCAACTTGGGAAAAGAGGGTTATATCCAACGATTAGTCAAAAAGGCGGTTACAATGAAGTGAAAGCTATGACCGATTTTATTGCATATGCCGATGGGAGAAATGATTTATTTGATATAAGTAACATTATTGGGGTACCAGTAAAAAAACTAATACCAGTTGTTGATAAATTGATAAAAAATAATTTAATTACGAGAGTGTAG
- a CDS encoding GNAT family N-acetyltransferase, with translation MMNGLNCYLRAVKLDDAKLLYIWRNEKETRKNSFNSNLIDFKEHLNWLKKTLQNNARLFYILICADMEVGQVRIDIEGKIGVVNYSIDSKYRKMGYGKSILELAEQELLKNAANLKKIVGYVKLENVASRHIFQILNYQEELKGNMCIYTKLLPD, from the coding sequence ATGATGAATGGATTAAATTGTTATTTGAGAGCAGTGAAATTGGATGATGCTAAGTTATTGTATATATGGCGTAATGAAAAAGAGACTCGAAAGAACTCTTTTAATAGTAATTTGATAGATTTTAAAGAACATTTAAATTGGTTGAAAAAAACACTACAGAATAATGCGAGACTATTTTATATTTTAATATGTGCTGATATGGAAGTAGGACAGGTTCGCATTGATATAGAAGGAAAAATAGGTGTGGTTAATTATAGTATTGATTCAAAATATAGAAAAATGGGTTATGGTAAGAGTATATTAGAGTTGGCGGAACAGGAATTATTAAAAAATGCTGCTAATTTAAAAAAAATAGTTGGTTATGTGAAATTAGAAAATGTAGCATCTCGACATATTTTCCAAATTCTTAATTATCAGGAAGAATTAAAAGGTAATATGTGTATCTACACAAAATTACTACCTGATTAA
- the pseG gene encoding UDP-2,4-diacetamido-2,4,6-trideoxy-beta-L-altropyranose hydrolase, translated as MATVQQEQDAKEVIEILKNLDIDLLVVDSYAIDETWERIVRTYTKKIMVIDDLANRKHDCDILLDQNYYADMKIRYSGLVSDDCKLLLGPTYALLREEFYREKKKQRQRDGQIKNILMFFGGSDLTNETMKTLRALVALNREDITVNVVVGGSNQYKEEVKEFCQRYHWMNYYCQIHNMAEMMNEADLAIGAAGTTTWERFFLGLPTIVIAVAENQIKIAEDCDESGFIKYLGKSSLVTNHVICEVILSLQGKKYKNLQYNCTRFRRDKDDEWIKLLFESSEIG; from the coding sequence TTGGCAACGGTTCAACAAGAACAAGATGCAAAAGAGGTAATTGAAATATTAAAAAATTTAGATATTGATTTATTAGTGGTAGATAGTTATGCAATTGATGAAACTTGGGAAAGAATTGTTCGTACATATACAAAAAAGATTATGGTCATAGATGATTTGGCAAATAGAAAACATGATTGTGATATATTGCTTGACCAAAATTATTATGCAGATATGAAGATCCGATATAGTGGATTGGTAAGTGATGACTGTAAGTTGCTATTGGGACCAACATATGCACTACTTAGGGAAGAATTTTATAGAGAAAAGAAAAAACAACGACAACGAGATGGGCAGATAAAAAATATTCTTATGTTTTTTGGTGGAAGTGACTTAACCAATGAAACGATGAAAACGTTAAGAGCATTAGTAGCATTAAATAGAGAAGATATAACTGTAAATGTTGTCGTGGGTGGAAGCAATCAGTATAAAGAGGAAGTAAAAGAGTTTTGTCAGCGATATCACTGGATGAACTATTATTGCCAGATTCATAATATGGCAGAAATGATGAATGAAGCAGACTTAGCAATTGGTGCTGCTGGGACTACTACGTGGGAAAGATTCTTTTTAGGATTGCCAACGATTGTGATTGCTGTGGCAGAAAATCAGATTAAGATTGCTGAAGATTGTGATGAAAGCGGATTTATTAAGTATTTAGGTAAAAGCTCTTTGGTAACCAATCATGTTATTTGCGAAGTGATATTAAGCTTGCAAGGGAAAAAATATAAAAATTTGCAATACAATTGTACTAGGTTCAGGAGAGATAAAGATGATGAATGGATTAAATTGTTATTTGAGAGCAGTGAAATTGGATGA
- a CDS encoding CDP-glycerol glycerophosphotransferase family protein: MKKTLKNQILELLNSLNEGITYIEQSKNATNELKLQVLQDCQACILPIKNSIIGNDRAKKSLALMDGIETNLKKMQILLQKNKPLVMISFMSRKQILKIKEIVMQLDNRKEVVFLPYNASMWDSLESIWQAADEDENCDAYVVPIPYCDRNPDGSAKNWNYEGHDLPSYVPITNWQEYDISKHRPDIIYIHNPYDDYNLVTSVHPNYYSKELKKYTDMLVYVPYFVSGDIVGPIKCKAPGVVNADRVIVESEKIKEQYEANYPGGNPPKNKILALGSPKFDKVRNSKKEDFALPKQWEKIINGKKIILYLTTIETMLLDTESFIKKHRYVFSVFRDRKDVALWWRPHPLLKATFESMKPELLKEYEQLEYEYKKAGWGIYDDSSDLYRAITWSDAYYGDMSSVIWLYEVTSKPIMVQNVNIRKPIEECLVDEIIIKRNFNFRDMVVVGDSGWFVGYTNGNLVEIDLNTGEVKSIVKIPCEDLSYRIEKCLNKLYIMPNGNYQYLLEYDYIKYKFRRISLRFICKDTKNKYNKKYKYLIIKEYREKIFLFPYGCEAIIEYDVKKDQCIYHYEWYNKIEKYLINKDKGILDEVYCMSKDSIWISLPQCNAIMEFSFIDGRSNIYEVGDSSSSYSYMDYDGENLWLLNNKETEIIKWNKINLILCRYNIKNSYNVENKLRKFSMIHIFNNNLYIFKAFAKNSLKLDMTTGEITRIKKFDESLNLNHNFIYCDGLHDNYPGIGIIKKRNNQEIVFFHFASNQGYVYNLHYQTIHKIGRYFEANLYSRIMNKEYIKNNKKNIIWKEEELIYGVLENYIQYLVLKQTNAEELNLVGDDVHSVGCKIYHLIG; this comes from the coding sequence ATGAAAAAAACGCTTAAAAATCAGATTCTTGAATTGCTGAATTCATTAAATGAGGGAATAACCTATATTGAACAATCAAAAAATGCTACAAATGAATTGAAATTACAAGTATTACAAGATTGCCAAGCATGTATTTTGCCAATAAAAAACAGTATTATTGGTAATGATCGGGCGAAGAAAAGTCTTGCATTAATGGATGGAATAGAAACTAATCTAAAAAAAATGCAGATATTATTACAAAAGAATAAACCTCTTGTCATGATATCTTTTATGAGCAGAAAACAAATTTTGAAAATTAAAGAAATTGTGATGCAATTAGACAACAGAAAGGAAGTAGTCTTTTTACCTTATAATGCATCCATGTGGGACTCACTTGAAAGTATTTGGCAAGCAGCGGACGAGGACGAAAATTGTGATGCCTATGTAGTGCCGATTCCCTATTGTGATCGTAATCCAGATGGAAGTGCTAAAAATTGGAATTATGAAGGTCATGATTTACCTAGCTATGTACCGATTACTAATTGGCAAGAATATGATATATCTAAGCATCGACCAGATATAATTTATATACATAATCCCTACGATGATTATAATCTAGTAACATCAGTGCATCCCAACTATTATTCCAAGGAGCTGAAAAAATATACAGATATGCTTGTGTATGTACCATACTTTGTATCTGGCGATATAGTAGGGCCGATAAAGTGTAAAGCTCCAGGTGTAGTTAATGCTGATAGGGTAATTGTGGAATCGGAAAAGATAAAAGAGCAATATGAAGCTAATTATCCTGGGGGAAATCCACCAAAGAATAAAATTTTAGCATTGGGCTCACCGAAATTTGATAAAGTACGTAATAGTAAAAAAGAAGATTTTGCACTACCTAAGCAATGGGAGAAAATAATTAATGGCAAAAAAATAATACTTTATTTGACAACGATTGAGACGATGCTTTTAGATACAGAGAGCTTTATCAAAAAACATCGGTATGTATTTTCGGTATTTAGAGATAGAAAAGACGTAGCTCTATGGTGGCGACCTCATCCATTATTAAAAGCTACATTTGAATCAATGAAGCCAGAGCTTTTAAAAGAATATGAACAACTAGAGTATGAGTATAAAAAAGCTGGCTGGGGTATCTATGATGATTCATCTGATTTATACAGAGCGATAACTTGGTCAGATGCGTATTATGGTGATATGAGTTCGGTAATATGGTTGTATGAGGTAACTAGTAAGCCGATTATGGTGCAGAATGTAAATATAAGAAAACCGATAGAAGAATGTTTAGTTGATGAGATTATAATAAAACGAAATTTTAATTTTCGCGATATGGTGGTTGTTGGCGATAGTGGCTGGTTTGTTGGTTATACAAATGGAAACTTAGTAGAAATAGATTTAAATACCGGCGAGGTTAAATCTATCGTCAAGATTCCATGCGAAGATTTAAGTTATAGAATAGAAAAGTGCCTAAATAAATTATACATTATGCCTAATGGAAATTATCAATATTTGCTAGAGTATGATTATATTAAGTATAAATTTAGAAGGATATCCTTAAGATTTATATGTAAAGACACAAAAAATAAGTATAATAAAAAATATAAATATTTAATCATAAAGGAATATAGAGAAAAAATATTTTTATTTCCTTATGGTTGTGAAGCCATTATAGAGTATGATGTGAAAAAAGATCAATGTATATATCATTATGAATGGTATAACAAAATAGAAAAATATCTAATAAATAAAGATAAAGGAATATTAGATGAAGTATATTGTATGTCAAAAGACAGTATATGGATATCGTTGCCTCAATGCAATGCAATAATGGAATTTAGCTTTATTGATGGTAGAAGTAATATATATGAAGTTGGAGATAGTAGTTCTAGCTATAGTTATATGGATTATGATGGTGAAAATTTGTGGCTTCTTAATAACAAGGAAACTGAAATTATTAAATGGAATAAAATAAACTTAATATTATGTAGATATAATATTAAAAATTCATACAATGTAGAAAATAAACTTAGAAAATTTTCAATGATACATATATTTAATAATAATTTATATATTTTCAAAGCCTTTGCCAAAAATTCTTTAAAATTAGATATGACTACAGGTGAAATAACGAGAATAAAAAAATTTGATGAGTCATTAAATTTAAATCATAATTTTATCTATTGCGATGGTCTACATGATAATTATCCAGGAATTGGAATAATAAAAAAGAGAAATAATCAAGAAATTGTATTTTTCCATTTTGCGAGCAATCAAGGATATGTATATAATCTTCACTACCAGACGATACATAAAATTGGTAGATATTTTGAAGCTAATTTATATAGTCGTATTATGAATAAAGAATATATAAAAAATAATAAAAAAAATATTATATGGAAGGAAGAAGAACTGATATATGGTGTATTAGAAAACTATATTCAATATTTAGTACTAAAGCAAACGAATGCAGAAGAATTGAATTTAGTTGGGGATGATGTTCATAGCGTTGGTTGTAAAATATATCATTTGATTGGATAA
- a CDS encoding phosphocholine cytidylyltransferase family protein, whose translation MKAIIMAAGVGSRISRNIDKPKCLLEIEGISIIRKTVEMLLANNIKVAVVVGYLHNQIENELKEHEVEIYYNPFFRATNSLGSLWFAKEFIQDDEELLLMNADVFWEQDILNILLSEEKEAVLLADSSSVRVRDGDYFFGCKDNKIVKYGKDLAMELRTHEYVGICKVKPSFMPAFKSMMNKLIEEEKYNYWWEDILYQCSATENVYVRDVYNYFWAEVDFIEDYERIMGYVWKRKQDKYYI comes from the coding sequence ATGAAAGCGATTATCATGGCAGCAGGTGTTGGCAGTAGAATCAGTCGCAATATTGATAAACCTAAATGCTTGCTAGAAATAGAAGGCATATCAATTATACGGAAGACTGTTGAAATGTTATTGGCGAATAATATAAAAGTTGCTGTTGTTGTTGGCTATTTACATAATCAAATTGAAAATGAGCTAAAAGAACATGAGGTAGAAATCTATTATAATCCATTTTTCCGCGCGACGAATAGTTTAGGTTCACTATGGTTTGCCAAAGAGTTTATTCAGGATGATGAAGAACTATTATTAATGAATGCTGATGTTTTTTGGGAGCAGGATATTTTGAATATCCTGTTATCTGAAGAAAAAGAAGCTGTATTATTGGCTGATTCCTCTAGTGTGAGGGTAAGAGACGGTGACTATTTCTTTGGTTGCAAAGATAATAAAATAGTTAAGTACGGTAAAGATTTAGCTATGGAGCTGCGCACACATGAATATGTTGGTATTTGTAAAGTTAAACCAAGTTTTATGCCAGCATTTAAATCTATGATGAATAAGCTTATTGAGGAAGAAAAATACAACTACTGGTGGGAAGATATATTATACCAATGTAGTGCAACGGAGAATGTATATGTACGTGATGTATATAATTATTTCTGGGCAGAAGTAGACTTTATTGAGGACTATGAAAGGATTATGGGATACGTATGGAAACGTAAGCAAGATAAATATTATATATGA
- a CDS encoding pyridoxal-phosphate-dependent aminotransferase family protein, which produces MRLFTIGPVQMYQHTLNIGANLIPYFRTNEFSNIMLEIDEMLKNIIGTDTSSESIYLTASGTAAMEATVMNCLDRSDKALVISGGSFGKRFEQICEIHSISYDALRLGVDEEFRSESLKPYEAKGYTAMLVNLHETSTGQLYDIKVLSSFCKRNNMYLIVDAISTFLCDTYNMDKFGIDVSIISSQKGLCLPPGISIVVLNQKIISEKVNSINPRSLYFDFKDYMNNLRRGQTPFTPAVGLFLQLQDMLKHITDIGIENRLLEVKNRCEHFRNNIKNMPITLPNYPLSNAITPILFKQDIAMKIFEELKDKQQIFVNPTGGELEDRSLRISHVGDLSLADNTILLNEIKKCLNDDK; this is translated from the coding sequence ATGAGGTTATTTACAATAGGACCTGTTCAAATGTATCAACATACGCTGAATATAGGAGCTAATTTAATTCCGTACTTCAGAACAAACGAATTCTCTAATATTATGTTAGAAATAGATGAGATGCTAAAAAATATTATTGGTACGGATACATCATCAGAGAGTATCTATTTAACTGCCTCTGGTACAGCAGCGATGGAAGCTACTGTCATGAATTGCCTTGATAGATCTGATAAAGCTTTGGTGATTTCAGGCGGTTCATTTGGAAAAAGATTCGAACAAATCTGTGAAATTCATTCCATTTCTTATGATGCATTGCGATTGGGCGTTGATGAAGAATTTAGGTCCGAATCTCTAAAGCCTTATGAAGCGAAGGGATATACGGCAATGCTTGTCAACTTGCATGAAACATCAACGGGGCAGCTATATGATATCAAGGTACTATCAAGTTTTTGCAAAAGAAATAATATGTATCTCATCGTTGATGCAATCAGCACTTTTTTGTGTGATACATACAATATGGATAAATTTGGAATTGATGTTTCGATTATTAGTTCGCAAAAAGGTTTGTGCTTGCCACCGGGAATATCTATCGTTGTTTTAAATCAAAAGATTATAAGTGAAAAAGTCAATTCTATTAATCCACGGAGTTTATATTTTGATTTTAAAGATTATATGAATAATCTTAGGCGTGGACAAACTCCATTTACTCCGGCAGTTGGACTATTTTTGCAATTACAGGATATGTTAAAACACATAACGGATATCGGAATTGAAAATAGGCTCTTAGAAGTAAAAAATCGGTGTGAGCATTTTAGAAATAATATAAAAAATATGCCGATAACTTTGCCAAATTATCCATTATCTAACGCGATTACGCCAATTTTATTTAAACAGGATATTGCAATGAAAATATTTGAGGAGTTAAAAGATAAACAACAAATATTTGTAAATCCAACAGGTGGAGAGCTAGAAGACCGCAGTTTGCGAATTTCACATGTAGGAGATTTATCGTTGGCAGATAATACAATACTATTGAATGAAATAAAAAAATGTCTAAATGATGATAAATAG
- a CDS encoding LicD family protein, giving the protein MDAKQTAIQLNPAQLRKLQMEMLDLLVEFDRICRKHNIRYFLSCGTLIGAIRHQGFIPWDDDVDVEMFRSDYERFCEVCEDEIDAEKFFFQNYKNDYNYNWVYGKMRRKGTEFIRVGQSHLKQKTGICIDVFIMDNVSSNPIIQKFMDVGAECCRKLSWSSVGALRAKSKKQRILFKCLSLLPKSLIVNFYEWLIHLYSNYDTELLAFFNTKLQTRRDYVGFGAFKREWYKESLDWNFEGYKFSIPNGYHEILYLKYGEYMGLPPIEKRSGNADAEYIKFSDGTILGKKDSYMNLKRIKNENVAIDADSIHDFYAKRAVNKVAIDIDAPVVLCADKAPEKIEYWTKYEIENRLPLFRLNENSKVLELGFGTGRIAKYLTDTAETYVGIDYVKEFVELAKQRADIKKNGKTYFLNASLQQLVNEEIQLPINTKFNRFIISGGVLMYINEEILKDCIAKLTSFLDETCIIYISEPIALEERLTLNKFYSDNLDSEYSAIYRTISEYNQIFKPLYDHGFKLNVEEEFFKADIKNQKETKQWLFILER; this is encoded by the coding sequence ATGGATGCGAAACAAACAGCGATACAATTAAACCCAGCACAATTAAGAAAGTTGCAAATGGAAATGCTGGATTTATTGGTGGAATTTGATCGGATTTGCAGAAAACATAATATAAGATATTTTTTATCATGTGGAACTCTAATTGGAGCGATTCGACATCAAGGGTTTATTCCTTGGGATGATGATGTAGATGTTGAAATGTTTCGCAGTGATTATGAGCGATTTTGCGAGGTATGTGAAGATGAAATTGATGCGGAAAAGTTTTTTTTCCAAAACTATAAGAATGATTATAATTATAATTGGGTTTATGGCAAGATGCGACGTAAAGGAACGGAGTTTATACGCGTAGGGCAAAGTCATTTAAAGCAGAAAACGGGAATTTGTATTGATGTATTTATTATGGATAATGTTTCAAGTAATCCAATTATACAAAAATTTATGGATGTTGGAGCTGAATGTTGCAGAAAACTTTCATGGTCATCGGTAGGTGCTTTGCGTGCAAAATCTAAGAAACAGAGAATCTTATTTAAATGCTTATCTTTGTTACCTAAAAGCTTGATTGTAAATTTTTATGAATGGCTGATTCATCTATATAGTAATTATGATACTGAACTTTTGGCATTTTTCAATACAAAACTGCAAACTAGACGAGACTATGTCGGTTTTGGGGCCTTTAAACGGGAATGGTATAAAGAGAGTCTGGATTGGAATTTTGAAGGGTATAAATTTTCTATTCCAAATGGATATCATGAAATTCTCTACCTGAAATACGGTGAATATATGGGGCTGCCACCCATAGAGAAGAGGAGTGGTAATGCAGATGCAGAATATATAAAATTTTCAGATGGTACAATTTTAGGAAAGAAGGACTCTTACATGAATTTAAAAAGAATAAAAAATGAAAACGTAGCAATAGACGCTGATAGTATCCATGATTTTTATGCAAAAAGAGCTGTTAATAAAGTTGCGATTGATATAGATGCACCAGTTGTGTTATGTGCAGATAAGGCTCCTGAGAAAATTGAATATTGGACCAAATATGAAATTGAAAATAGATTGCCATTATTTAGATTAAATGAAAATTCTAAAGTATTAGAGTTGGGTTTTGGAACAGGACGTATTGCAAAATATTTGACGGATACAGCAGAAACATATGTTGGAATTGACTATGTAAAAGAATTTGTTGAATTAGCAAAACAAAGAGCAGATATAAAAAAGAATGGCAAGACATATTTCCTTAATGCTTCATTGCAACAATTAGTGAATGAAGAAATTCAATTGCCAATCAATACAAAATTTAATCGTTTCATCATTTCGGGTGGAGTTCTTATGTATATAAATGAAGAAATTTTAAAAGATTGTATAGCAAAATTGACGTCGTTTTTAGATGAAACATGCATTATTTATATTTCTGAACCGATTGCATTAGAAGAAAGGCTTACATTAAATAAATTTTATTCAGATAATTTAGATTCGGAATATAGTGCTATTTATCGCACGATTAGTGAATATAATCAAATTTTTAAACCTTTATATGATCATGGATTTAAGTTAAATGTAGAAGAAGAATTTTTCAAAGCTGATATAAAAAATCAAAAAGAAACAAAACAATGGCTGTTTATATTGGAAAGATAG